One window of the Pyrinomonadaceae bacterium genome contains the following:
- a CDS encoding MoxR family ATPase yields the protein MPEYVSNTIAHITGELRKVIVGQDEPIEQILVALLAEGHALIEGVPGTAKTLTVKTLSRILNADFGRIQFTPDLMPSDITGTNVFNVASSNFSLRRGPVFTDLLLADEINRTPPKTQAALLEAMEERQVTIDGESYPLSPLFTVLATENPIEYEGTYPLPEAQLDRFLLKILLGYPSAEEEQQVVARWDAGFNARRLTDIEIQPLAPDAISACRAEVRNMRVEPGVQRYIVDIVRRTRDHAAAHYGASPRAAVALLLCSKALSAIRGRDFATPDDVRDIARPVLRHRLTLRAEAELDGATPDSVISDILQSSEVPR from the coding sequence ATGCCTGAATACGTTTCGAACACCATCGCACACATTACCGGCGAGCTGCGTAAAGTAATTGTCGGCCAGGACGAACCGATCGAACAGATCCTGGTGGCGTTGCTGGCCGAAGGTCACGCCTTGATCGAAGGCGTTCCCGGCACCGCCAAAACACTGACGGTCAAGACGCTCTCGCGGATTCTGAATGCCGACTTTGGCAGGATTCAGTTCACCCCCGACTTGATGCCGTCGGACATCACCGGCACAAATGTATTCAACGTGGCGTCGTCGAATTTCAGTTTGCGTCGCGGCCCGGTGTTTACGGATCTCCTCCTGGCGGACGAAATCAATCGCACTCCGCCAAAGACCCAGGCGGCTTTGTTGGAAGCCATGGAAGAACGTCAAGTGACCATCGATGGTGAATCGTATCCGCTGTCGCCGCTATTCACGGTGCTTGCGACTGAGAATCCGATCGAATACGAGGGCACGTATCCGTTGCCGGAAGCGCAACTCGATCGTTTCCTGCTGAAGATTCTCTTAGGGTATCCGTCAGCCGAAGAAGAGCAGCAGGTGGTGGCCCGTTGGGATGCGGGCTTTAACGCCCGTCGCCTGACCGATATTGAAATTCAGCCGCTGGCGCCGGACGCGATTTCTGCCTGTCGCGCCGAAGTACGAAATATGCGGGTCGAGCCCGGCGTGCAGCGCTACATAGTGGACATTGTTCGGCGCACGCGCGATCACGCCGCCGCGCACTACGGCGCCAGCCCGCGCGCCGCGGTCGCTTTGTTGTTGTGTTCGAAAGCGCTGTCGGCAATTCGCGGTCGCGACTTTGCGACTCCCGATGACGTGCGTGACATCGCGCGACCCGTGCTGCGACATCGCCTGACGCTGCGCGCGGAAGCCGAACTCGATGGCGCCACACCCGATTCAGTGATCAGTGACATCCTGCAGTCCTCTGAAGTGCCGAGGTAG
- a CDS encoding DUF58 domain-containing protein, with product MRFVFSKLFYALLAVGLIPISLSWGRPILGWLALAYDLIIIAAALFDAWNSKLPESVRIARHFGGRFAVGAETDVRIEVANHTSRDLDLVLKDEYPPQMILTGTREARLEVEAQTSASFIYSLKPPKRGQFSFGRIAVRYLSRWRLSWCQTMVGDPITVKVYPNMRRAREAELKALGTRSFVAARRKSQWRGEGRDFESLRDYVRGDEMRHISWTATARRGKLVTRQYQMERDQTILIALDAGRLMTGRMENESKLDLAVHATLALMSAAARAGDNAGLLVFGRRIKTFLPPKRGAEHLDAALEALHAVEPEMIEPSYSRAFEFVSANSRRRSLVVVLTDLVDEEGSAELLTSLKLLRPRHLPLVVTIADRDLRAVVRETPETENDLFTQSVAEEIMYQREAALRLVESQGGLALDVTAAALVPKLLETYLRVKERGLL from the coding sequence ATGCGTTTTGTATTCAGCAAACTCTTCTACGCCTTATTGGCCGTTGGGCTGATCCCGATCTCCCTGTCGTGGGGGCGGCCGATTCTGGGCTGGCTCGCGCTCGCTTATGACCTAATCATCATCGCCGCGGCGCTGTTCGATGCGTGGAATAGCAAACTTCCAGAAAGCGTGCGCATCGCCCGTCACTTTGGGGGGCGGTTTGCTGTCGGCGCCGAAACGGACGTGCGCATCGAGGTTGCGAATCACACTTCGCGCGACCTCGACCTTGTTCTCAAGGACGAATATCCGCCGCAGATGATACTCACGGGCACGCGCGAGGCGCGGCTTGAGGTTGAGGCCCAAACCAGTGCGTCGTTCATCTACAGCCTGAAGCCGCCAAAACGCGGTCAATTTTCATTTGGCCGAATTGCCGTTCGTTATCTTTCGCGTTGGCGATTGTCCTGGTGTCAGACGATGGTTGGCGATCCGATCACCGTTAAGGTTTACCCGAACATGCGCCGAGCGCGCGAAGCTGAATTGAAAGCGCTCGGCACTCGTTCATTTGTCGCCGCGCGCCGCAAATCGCAGTGGCGCGGCGAAGGGCGCGACTTTGAGTCGCTGCGCGATTACGTCCGCGGCGACGAGATGCGGCATATTTCGTGGACCGCTACGGCGCGACGCGGCAAGTTGGTCACGCGGCAGTATCAGATGGAGCGAGACCAGACAATCTTAATCGCGCTGGACGCCGGCCGTTTGATGACCGGTCGGATGGAAAATGAATCAAAGCTGGATCTTGCGGTGCACGCGACGCTGGCGCTGATGTCGGCGGCGGCGCGCGCCGGAGACAATGCGGGTCTGCTGGTGTTCGGCCGTCGCATCAAAACGTTTCTGCCGCCCAAGCGTGGGGCTGAACATCTCGATGCGGCGCTTGAAGCTCTGCACGCGGTCGAACCTGAGATGATTGAGCCGAGCTACTCGCGCGCCTTTGAGTTCGTTTCCGCTAACAGCCGCCGGCGCTCGCTAGTCGTCGTGCTGACAGATTTGGTTGACGAAGAGGGGTCGGCGGAATTGCTGACGTCGCTAAAACTGCTGCGGCCACGGCATCTGCCCCTGGTGGTTACAATCGCGGATCGAGACTTGAGAGCCGTCGTGCGCGAGACTCCCGAAACTGAAAACGATTTGTTCACGCAGTCAGTTGCTGAAGAGATCATGTATCAGCGCGAAGCGGCTTTGCGTCTGGTTGAATCGCAGGGCGGGTTGGCGTTGGATGTGACGGCCGCGGCACTCGTGCCGAAGCTCTTGGAAACTTATCTGCGAGTGAAAGAGAGAGGACTGCTGTGA
- a CDS encoding DUF4129 domain-containing protein, whose product MRTKIHSLRVAAVATLFILAICARGQAASFEDYRARVSQSVSAIQQLEAPDYYTDDPLQRDSIKQNAIARLRQLLPERESVLFNGQNIDVDNAWFHEALAAYEKSGHQPERATAVVTRTREQLRALLERLDEMKWADSTEGKDASKARLAEILRRSQYDKSVAEKSAIERLWEEFIRWLAKLFPRVGPLQPGTGQAFTGVAQVVVIGFSVLLIAFLIWKLLPRYLRNRGNRKKKAKREPRIVLGERLEPDQTASDLLEQAEALARTGDLRGAIRKAYIALLCELGDRKVLMLAQHKTNRDYLMAVRNRHALYEALRKLTASFEIHWYGFVAPAPTDWEAFRLGVRAAGSTEVNRGTR is encoded by the coding sequence ATGCGTACGAAAATTCATTCACTAAGAGTCGCGGCGGTCGCTACTCTGTTCATCCTCGCCATCTGCGCCCGCGGGCAGGCGGCGAGCTTTGAAGACTATCGCGCACGCGTCTCTCAGTCGGTCAGTGCTATCCAACAACTCGAGGCGCCCGATTACTACACCGACGATCCGTTGCAACGCGATTCAATCAAGCAGAACGCGATCGCGCGTTTGCGGCAACTGCTGCCGGAGCGAGAGTCAGTTCTTTTCAACGGTCAGAACATCGACGTGGACAACGCGTGGTTCCACGAGGCGCTCGCCGCGTATGAGAAATCGGGCCACCAGCCTGAACGCGCAACCGCCGTCGTCACCAGAACGCGTGAGCAGTTGCGCGCGCTGCTTGAGCGTTTGGACGAGATGAAGTGGGCAGATTCGACAGAGGGAAAAGACGCGAGCAAAGCGCGACTCGCCGAAATCCTGCGGCGATCCCAGTACGACAAGAGCGTAGCCGAAAAAAGCGCGATCGAACGCTTGTGGGAAGAATTCATTCGCTGGCTCGCTAAACTTTTTCCGAGGGTGGGGCCACTGCAACCTGGCACCGGCCAAGCCTTCACAGGCGTGGCTCAGGTCGTCGTAATCGGCTTTTCCGTTCTGCTGATTGCGTTTCTTATCTGGAAACTTCTGCCGCGCTATTTGCGCAACCGCGGCAATAGAAAGAAGAAGGCGAAACGCGAGCCGCGCATTGTGCTGGGCGAGCGGCTGGAACCGGATCAAACGGCCAGCGATCTGCTTGAACAAGCCGAAGCTCTCGCGCGCACCGGGGATCTGCGCGGCGCAATTCGCAAAGCTTATATCGCTCTGCTGTGCGAACTCGGCGATCGCAAAGTCCTTATGTTGGCCCAGCACAAGACAAACCGCGATTACCTGATGGCGGTAAGAAACCGGCACGCGCTTTACGAGGCGCTGCGCAAACTTACGGCCAGCTTTGAGATTCACTGGTACGGTTTTGTCGCGCCGGCGCCCACTGACTGGGAAGCGTTTCGGCTTGGTGTCAGAGCCGCAGGTTCGACCGAGGTAAACCGGGGGACACGTTAA
- the ftcD gene encoding glutamate formimidoyltransferase codes for MDPKTKVQSTKYRLVECVPNFSEGRKPEVVELIAQAIRAVDRATVLNRHIDSDHNRSVITFVAPPEAIVEAAVRAVAKATELIDLRQHGGEHPRIGATDVLPFVPVSGVTIEDCIALAREAGERIWRELSIPVYYYERAALRSDRERLEHVRGKGFEALREEIATNPDRKPDVGELRLHKTAGAIAIGARPFLIAFNVTLQTDDILIARRIARVVRERDGGLPFVKALGFDLQSRHIVQVSMNLINYEQTSIARAFDAVRAEATRLEIKVQGAEIVGLIPRAALDRDAAYFPLLENFHEDLILENLLPQ; via the coding sequence GTGGATCCAAAGACCAAAGTTCAAAGTACCAAGTACCGTCTGGTTGAGTGTGTACCAAACTTCAGTGAAGGCCGCAAGCCCGAGGTCGTGGAACTGATCGCGCAAGCGATCAGAGCGGTGGACAGAGCCACTGTTCTCAATCGTCACATCGATTCGGATCACAATCGATCCGTGATCACGTTTGTCGCTCCACCTGAAGCGATCGTCGAAGCGGCGGTCCGCGCGGTCGCGAAAGCCACTGAGCTGATCGATCTGCGACAGCATGGGGGTGAGCATCCGCGCATTGGCGCGACGGACGTGCTCCCCTTCGTTCCGGTGAGCGGCGTCACGATTGAAGACTGCATCGCGCTCGCCCGTGAAGCAGGAGAAAGAATCTGGCGCGAGCTTTCAATTCCGGTTTATTACTACGAACGGGCGGCGCTGCGCTCAGACCGGGAGCGTTTGGAACATGTGCGCGGCAAAGGCTTCGAAGCGCTTCGCGAAGAGATCGCGACGAATCCGGATCGCAAACCCGACGTGGGCGAGTTGCGACTGCACAAAACGGCGGGAGCAATCGCCATCGGCGCGCGACCTTTCCTGATCGCCTTCAACGTTACTCTGCAAACCGATGACATTCTGATCGCGCGCCGGATTGCGCGGGTCGTGCGCGAACGTGACGGTGGCCTGCCGTTTGTGAAGGCCCTCGGGTTTGATTTGCAGTCGCGCCACATTGTGCAGGTGTCGATGAACCTCATCAATTACGAACAGACTTCGATCGCGCGCGCGTTCGACGCTGTGCGTGCGGAAGCCACGCGCCTGGAGATAAAAGTTCAGGGGGCGGAGATCGTCGGGCTCATTCCCAGGGCTGCCCTGGACCGCGACGCGGCCTACTTCCCGTTGCTGGAAAACTTTCACGAAGACCTCATTCTCGAGAATTTGCTGCCGCAGTAA
- a CDS encoding stage II sporulation protein M: MPLDRFINQRKNAWQRLEQLLELLDRMTMRRLHREEVRELGRIYRRTASDLAIARAESRDPRLINYLNSLVIRAHGRIYRANAQGGRRLGTFFARDFPRTFRRTWRYTATAFGVFLLFSAVAFFGTRYDPNFSEFAGITASWKARNTDQKRRWWERINLENQVESAGILTNNIRVTFYAFALGAMLGLGTLYIMALNGALFGSILALTYQAGYGNDLVTFVVGHGVIELTCIFIAGGAGLLIGTALVMPRDLTRADALKSRGLEAVRLIVGCIPLLVIAGIIEGFISPAPINPLIKFTVAGVTGIALYSYLFLAGRENDGEEMSQ; this comes from the coding sequence ATGCCGCTTGATCGATTCATCAACCAACGCAAGAACGCCTGGCAGCGTTTAGAACAGCTGTTGGAGCTGCTCGATCGGATGACGATGCGTCGGCTGCATCGCGAAGAGGTGCGCGAGCTTGGCCGCATCTATCGCCGCACCGCTTCAGACCTGGCGATCGCCCGCGCTGAATCGCGCGACCCGCGTCTCATCAACTATCTGAACAGCCTGGTGATTCGCGCCCACGGCCGCATTTATCGGGCCAATGCCCAGGGCGGTCGCCGTCTGGGCACATTTTTCGCACGCGATTTCCCCCGAACTTTTCGCCGCACCTGGCGGTACACGGCGACGGCTTTTGGCGTCTTTCTTTTATTCAGCGCGGTGGCTTTCTTTGGTACCCGTTATGACCCGAATTTCTCGGAATTTGCAGGGATTACGGCCTCATGGAAGGCCCGCAACACAGACCAGAAAAGACGCTGGTGGGAACGAATCAATCTCGAAAACCAGGTCGAGTCGGCCGGAATCCTGACCAACAATATTCGCGTAACTTTTTACGCGTTCGCGCTCGGAGCGATGTTGGGGTTGGGTACGTTGTACATCATGGCGTTGAACGGCGCGCTGTTCGGTTCGATCCTGGCGCTCACTTATCAGGCGGGTTACGGCAACGACCTGGTCACCTTCGTCGTGGGACACGGGGTCATTGAACTGACGTGTATCTTCATCGCCGGAGGCGCAGGCTTGCTCATCGGCACGGCGCTGGTGATGCCGCGCGATCTCACTCGCGCAGACGCTTTGAAATCGAGAGGGCTGGAAGCAGTGCGTCTGATTGTCGGCTGTATTCCATTGTTGGTGATTGCCGGCATCATCGAAGGCTTCATCTCGCCCGCGCCGATCAATCCCCTGATTAAGTTCACCGTCGCCGGGGTGACGGGCATCGCTCTCTACTCGTATTTGTTTCTTGCTGGACGCGAGAATGATGGGGAAGAGATGAGTCAGTAG
- a CDS encoding DUF4350 domain-containing protein: MRQRLFIFITLVAVVVVLIALNAASYVRVESAGDSEASPDRSTFNSGETGTQALYDFLDESGQPVMRWREGTSSLLGSADPKPSTLVVIGPLKVGYTKREARELMQWVESGGRLVIVDRNPNPGLLGPDSEWMISSDQLGYPWNDLDPNNFEQMTSGMAPLKPAQPTALARNVDSVMPSRFMSAITFAPRTPESQPTPDEVDELVDNEEEEPDDYEREPSPGVGLPTTEAGTPAGKNNERSTAPVVHFGEKRGALLVDYPYGNGRIVLLSDPYLVANNGISRADNLLLALNAVTAGGGMIAFDEFHQGHPATHNALFQYFSGTPVAAICAQLALIGIAVVWSQGRRFARPLPLPQVDRRSKLEFVASMAELQQRARAHDLALENIYARVRRVLVRYAGVNNSTPRAEIARRVAIRSGLGRAELETLMRKSEETINGAPTHAKEVLRIAQRLRDIESKLGLRTRSRDVKQAD, translated from the coding sequence ATGCGTCAACGTCTCTTCATCTTCATCACGCTGGTCGCCGTCGTGGTTGTGCTGATAGCGCTTAACGCGGCTTCGTACGTGCGCGTCGAGTCGGCCGGGGACTCCGAAGCTTCACCTGATCGCTCGACCTTCAATTCGGGGGAGACGGGGACGCAAGCCCTCTACGACTTTCTGGACGAGTCGGGCCAACCGGTTATGCGCTGGCGCGAGGGCACGTCATCGTTGCTCGGTTCGGCTGACCCGAAGCCATCAACACTCGTCGTAATCGGCCCGCTGAAGGTCGGGTACACAAAGCGTGAAGCTCGCGAACTGATGCAATGGGTCGAATCGGGCGGCCGGCTGGTCATCGTCGATCGAAACCCCAATCCCGGTTTGCTCGGACCGGACAGCGAGTGGATGATTTCGAGCGACCAGCTGGGTTATCCATGGAATGATCTCGATCCGAATAACTTCGAACAGATGACCTCGGGTATGGCGCCGCTTAAACCGGCACAGCCGACGGCGTTGGCGCGCAACGTTGATTCAGTTATGCCGTCGCGATTCATGAGTGCGATTACGTTTGCGCCGCGCACACCCGAAAGCCAGCCAACGCCCGACGAAGTGGACGAGCTGGTTGATAATGAAGAAGAAGAGCCGGATGACTACGAGCGTGAGCCCTCCCCCGGAGTTGGTCTGCCTACAACCGAAGCCGGAACGCCGGCCGGTAAGAACAACGAGCGCTCGACTGCGCCCGTGGTTCACTTTGGTGAAAAGCGCGGTGCGCTGCTGGTCGATTATCCGTACGGCAATGGCCGGATCGTTCTACTGTCAGATCCTTATCTCGTAGCGAATAACGGAATCAGCCGCGCCGATAATTTGCTGCTGGCTCTGAATGCGGTGACGGCTGGCGGGGGAATGATCGCATTTGACGAATTTCATCAAGGCCACCCCGCAACGCACAACGCGCTGTTTCAATATTTCTCCGGTACGCCCGTAGCGGCCATTTGCGCGCAACTCGCGCTCATCGGCATCGCAGTTGTGTGGTCACAGGGACGTCGTTTTGCTCGTCCGCTGCCGTTGCCGCAGGTCGATCGCCGTTCGAAATTGGAATTCGTGGCGTCGATGGCTGAGTTGCAGCAACGCGCTCGCGCTCACGATCTGGCCCTGGAAAATATTTACGCTCGCGTGCGGCGCGTGCTGGTGCGATATGCCGGGGTGAACAACAGCACGCCGCGCGCGGAAATTGCCCGTCGTGTCGCAATCCGCTCCGGACTGGGTCGCGCAGAGCTGGAAACACTCATGCGAAAGAGTGAAGAGACGATCAACGGCGCGCCGACACACGCGAAAGAAGTCCTGCGCATCGCGCAACGGCTCCGGGACATCGAGTCGAAGCTCGGCTTGCGCACCCGATCGCGCGACGTGAAACAAGCTGACTGA